Proteins from a genomic interval of Spirochaetota bacterium:
- the nifU gene encoding Fe-S cluster assembly protein NifU: MWEYTDKVKDLYKHPQNVGTIENADAVGEVGSIVCGDALTLYLKIEDDVIKDAKFQTFGCGSAIASSSALTEMIKGKRVEDAEKITNRDIADFLGGLPEQKMHCSVLGREALDKALANWRGITLDDAHDVEGEIVCQCFGVTDALIRKVIRENHLKTVEDVTNYTKAGGACGSCIPKIEDILNDELKTSPGVAAAPAAKKPLSNIRRIQLVEETITDVIRPILQKDGGNIELVDVEGKQVMVALRGNCAHCLTSDVTLKNLVQEKLREFVEDDIEVVEAR, from the coding sequence ATGTGGGAATATACCGATAAAGTAAAGGACCTCTACAAGCACCCGCAAAATGTGGGAACCATCGAAAACGCGGACGCGGTGGGCGAGGTCGGCAGCATCGTGTGCGGCGACGCGCTCACCCTGTATTTGAAGATCGAGGACGACGTCATCAAGGACGCGAAGTTCCAGACCTTTGGCTGCGGGAGCGCGATCGCCTCGTCGTCGGCGCTCACGGAGATGATCAAGGGGAAGCGCGTCGAGGACGCCGAAAAAATAACGAACCGCGACATTGCCGACTTCCTCGGGGGACTCCCCGAGCAGAAGATGCACTGCTCCGTATTGGGGCGCGAGGCGCTGGACAAGGCGCTCGCAAACTGGCGCGGCATCACGCTCGATGACGCGCACGACGTCGAGGGCGAGATCGTGTGCCAGTGTTTCGGGGTGACCGATGCGCTCATCCGCAAGGTGATACGCGAGAACCATCTCAAGACCGTCGAGGATGTCACCAACTATACCAAGGCCGGGGGCGCCTGCGGATCGTGCATCCCCAAGATCGAGGACATCCTGAACGACGAGCTCAAGACCAGCCCCGGCGTCGCGGCGGCGCCCGCGGCGAAGAAGCCCCTCTCGAACATACGGCGCATCCAGCTCGTCGAGGAAACCATCACCGACGTGATCCGGCCCATACTCCAGAAGGACGGGGGCAATATCGAGCTTGTCGACGTTGAGGGAAAACAGGTCATGGTCGCGCTCAGGGGCAACTGCGCGCACTGTCTCACCTCGGATGTGACGCTCAAGAACCTGGTCCAGGAAAAGCTCCGCGAATTCGTGGAGGACGATATCGAGGTCGTGGAGGCGCGCTGA